The following coding sequences are from one Seonamhaeicola sp. ML3 window:
- a CDS encoding AAA family ATPase, whose protein sequence is MSTKKVVITGGPGTGKSTIINELIKRGHHCFEEISRQVTLEAQKEGIDQLFLTKPLLFSERLLKGREQQFIEASKSSSNIVFLDRGVHDVLAYMDYIGNTYPQDFRDVCRSSIYDHVFIFKPWDLIYESDNERYENFEQSLKIHEHLLETYQSYNYNLIDVPFGTVEERINFILEALNL, encoded by the coding sequence TTGAGCACTAAAAAAGTTGTCATTACAGGAGGGCCAGGCACCGGAAAATCCACAATAATAAACGAACTTATAAAACGGGGCCATCATTGCTTTGAGGAGATTTCCAGACAGGTAACACTCGAAGCTCAAAAGGAAGGTATAGACCAACTTTTTTTAACCAAGCCATTATTGTTTAGCGAACGCCTTTTAAAAGGTCGTGAACAACAGTTTATTGAGGCCTCAAAAAGTAGTTCAAATATCGTGTTTTTAGATCGAGGCGTTCACGATGTCCTAGCCTATATGGATTATATTGGTAATACCTACCCGCAAGATTTTAGAGATGTTTGCCGCTCCAGTATTTACGACCATGTCTTTATTTTTAAACCCTGGGACCTTATTTACGAAAGCGATAACGAACGTTACGAAAACTTCGAGCAATCGCTTAAAATCCACGAACACCTTTTAGAAACTTACCAATCCTACAATTACAATTTAATTGATGTTCCCTTTGGAACTGTAGAAGAGCGCATCAATTTTATCCTTGAAGCGTTAAACTTGTAA